One Arthrobacter sp. B3I4 genomic window, ACTGAAGGTCGACGGCGGCATGGTCGCCAACGACGCGTTGATGCAGTTCCAGGCGGACATCCTTGGCGTTCCGGTGATCCGGCCGAAGGTCGTCGAGACGACGTCGCTGGGCGCCGCCTACGCGGCAGGCCTCGCCGTCGGCTTCTGGAAGGATCTCGGCGAGTGCTCCGCCAACTGGTCCGAGGACAAGCGCTGGGAGCCGCAGATGGATGAGGCCGAGCGGGATCGCCAGATGCGTCTCTGGAAGAAGGCCGTCACCAAGTCCATGGACTGGGTCGACGAGGACGTGAAGTAAGTTCCAGCCTCTGTCGAGGGAGGCCGCACCCGCCCCGCCCGTCCCCTGCTGCTCCCTGACACTCGCAAGCTCGTGTCGGGGCCCTCGCAGCAGGGGGCCCCTCGCGGTGCCCACCACACCATGGCGGGGTGCGGCCTCCCTCTCCATTGCGTCCGTACTCCAGCCGCTCGGATCGACGTGGTTCGGATTGGGCGGGGTGTGGGTGCGCTAAAGTAGTCGTATGCGCGCGATCCTTCTGCTTAGCTAGCCGCCCGGCATCCCGGCGACAACCCGGATTGCCGAGCGGCAGCCCCTCCGTGTGAGGGGCTTTTGTGTGTCCGGGCCAGTTGCCGGGGCAGCAGCAGGGGACCAAGGGACCAGGCGGGACAGCCTGATCCGACCAGATTGAAAGAACAGAAGAGGCCAGCAGTGAGCGTTCAGCCGGAGACAGAGACCGGAACAGCAGCAGCCGTCGCGAACGAAGGCCCCGAAGAGGGCGCCTACAGCTTCGCCGCCATGGAGGCCAAATGGCCGCAGGTCTGGGAGGACCTCAAGGTCTTCACGCCCCTGGATGACGGCTCCAAGGAGCGGCGCTACGTGCTGGATATGTTCCCGTACCCGTCCGGCGACCTGCACATGGGCCACGCCGAAGCGTTCGCGATGGGCGACGTCGTCGCCCGCTACCTGCGCCAGCAAGGCTTCGACGTGCTGCACCCGATCGGCTGGGACTCCTTCGGGCTGCCGGCAGAGAACGCCGCGATCAAGCGCAACGCGCACCCCAGCGAGTGGACCTACGCCAACATCGACACCCAGGCGGCGTCATTCAAGCGCTACGCCATCTCCGCTGACTGGTCCCGGCGGCTGCACACCTCCGATCCCGGCTACTACCGCTGGACGCAGTGGCTGTTCAAGCGTTTCTACGAACGCGGACTCGCCTACCGCAAGAACTCGCCGGTCAACTGGTGCCCCAAGGACCAGACCGTGCTGGCCAACGAGCAGGTCGTCAACGGTGCGTGCGAACGGTGCGGTACCGCAGTGACCAAGAAGTCCCTGAACCAGTGGTACTTCAAGATCACCGACTACGCCGACCGGCTGCTGGACGACATGGAAGAGCTGCGCGGGCACTGGCCCGAGCGCGTGCTGGCGATGCAGAAAAACTGGATCGGCCGCTCCGAAGGGGCACACGTCAACTTCGTGGTTGAGGCCGACGGCGGCAAGCCCGCCAAGGACGTCACGGTCTTCACCACCCGGCCGGACACCCTGTACGGCGCGACGTTCTTCGTCGTCGCCGCGGACGCGCCGATCGCCGTCGAGCTGGTCACCGACGAACACGCACCGGCCCTGGACGCGTACCGCGAACAGGTCAAGGCGCTCTCGGAAATCGAACGCCAGTCCACCGAGCGGGAAAAGACCGGCGTCTTCACCGGACGGTATGCGGTCAACCCGCTCAACGGTGAGAAGCTGCCAGTCTGGGCGGCGGACTACGTCCTGGCCGACTACGGCACCGGCGCGATCATGGCCGTCCCGGCCCACGACCAGCGCGACCTGGACTTCGCCAAGACCTTTGACCTGCCGGTGCGCGCGGTCGTGGACACCGGGGAGGAAGACCCGGCCGTGTCGGGCACCGCCACCACCGGCGAGGGCACCCTGATCAACTCCGGCGCCCTCGACGGTCTGCCCAAAGCCGAGGCCATCCCGGCTGCCATCGGCATTCTGGAACAGCAGGGCACCGGCGAGAAGTTCGTCAACTTCCGCCTGCGCGACTGGCTGCTGAGCCGCCAGCGGTTCTGGGGCGCCCCCATTCCGATCATCCACTGCCCGGCCTGCGGCGAGGTGCCGGTCCCCGACGACCAGCTGCCGGTCACCCTGCCGGAGAACCTGCGCGGCGAGGACCTGTCCCCGAAGGGTACCTCCCCGCTCGCCGCCGCCGAGGCCTGGGTTAACGTGGACTGCCCCTCCTGCCACGGACCCGCCAAGCGCGACACGGACACCATGGACACCTTCGTGGACTCGTCCTGGTACTTCCTGCGGTTCGTCTCGCCCGATTACACCGAAGGCCCCTTCGATCCGGCCAAGATCAACGACTGGATGCCGGTGGGCCAGTACGTCGGCGGCGTCGAGCACGCCATCCTGCACCTGCTCTACGCCCGGTTCTTCACCAAGGTCATCCACGACATGGGCCTGATCGACGCTGACGAACCGTTCCGCGCGCTGCTGAACCAGGGCCAGGTGCTCAACGGCGGCAAGGCCATGAGCAAGTCGCTGGGCAACGGCGTGGACCTGGGCGAGCAGCTGGACAAGTACGGCGTCGACGCCGTGCGCTTGACCATGATCTTCGCCTCCCCGCCGGAGGACGACGTCGACTGGGCGGATGTGTCGCCGTCGGGCTCCGCGAAGTTCCTGGCCCGCGCCTGGCGGCTCGGCCAGGATGTCACCAGCGAACCCGGCGTCGACTTCACCTCCGGTGACCGGGCGCTGCGCACAGTCACGCACCGCACCATCGCCGACGCCGAGGCGCTGCTGGATGCCAACAAGTTCAACGTGGTGGTGGCCAAGCTGATGGAACTGGTCAACGCGACGCGTAAGACCATCGATAGCGGGGCCGGCGGCGCGGACCCGGCCGTGCGTGAAGCCGTCGAAGCTGTAGCGGTGATCCTCAGCCTGTTCGCTCCGTACACCGCGGAGGACCTGTGGAATGTCCTCGGGCACCCGGCGTCTGTTGCGAACGCCGGCTGGCCGACCCACGACGAGGCGCTGCTGGTGCAGGACACCGTCACCGCCGTCGTGCAGGTCCAGGGCAAGGTGCGCGACCGGCTCGAAGTGTCTCCGGGCGTTTCCGAGGCTGAGCTACGCGAACTGGGCGCTGGCTTCCGAGAATGTCCAGCGTGCGCTGGACGGCCGGGGTATCCGCACCGTGATCGTGCGGGCGCCTAAACTGGTCAACATCGTCCCGGCCTAGCCGATACGGGACATTTCCGACCTAGTCGTTAACCCGGCCGCCGGCACCAGCCGGCGGCCGGAACTCTTCCCAGGAGGTGCGCCGTGCCCGACCGTGAGCCTCCGGGCTGGCCATGGCTGCGTGAGCGGCTTACACGGCTGCGTCAGGCCACCCGGCCCGGTGCGGTGCCGGAGCCGATGCCTGCGGCCGCCGCCAGGACAGCGGTGGTCACCGATTCCGCGGCCGCGCTGCCCGCGGAGTGGGTGCGCGACTTTACCGCCGACGGCCGCCTGGCCGTGGTCCCGATGCCCGTCATGGTCGGCGACGAGATCTACGGCGAGGGTGAGGACGACATCGCCGAGACCATCGCCGTGGCCCTGGCCAGCGGCGTTCCGGTCCGGACGTCCAGGCCCTCGCCCGGGCAGTTCGAACAGGCCTATCTCGCGGCGGCGGCGCGGGGGTTTGAGTCAATCGTCTCGGTCCACATCTCCGCAGAACTCTCCGGCACTGCGGATTCCGCCCGGCTCGCCGCAGCCCGGGTCGGGATCCCGGTGGAAGTTCTCGACTCCCGCACCGTCGGAATGGCCCAGGGCATGGGCGTGCAGAGCGCCGTCGTGGCAGCAGCCGACGGTCGGAGCGCGGCGGAGGTCCGGAGCTTCGCGCAGGAAAGGCTGGCCCGGACCAAGGTCTACTTCTATGTGCCCAGCCTCGAGCAACTGCGCCGCGGCGGACGAATCGGTGCCGCCGCGTCGCTGTGGGGCACGATGTTCTCGATCAAGCCGATCCTGGCCGTCGACGACGGCAAAGTTGTGCCGCTGGAAAAGGTCCGTTCGGCCGCCCGGGCCATTGCGAGGCTGGAGGAAATTGCCGTGGCGGATGCGCTGTCCCGCCCCGACGGGGAAGCTCGGGTCGCCGTTCACCACTTTGGCAACCCCGCCGAGGCAGAGCAGCTGGCGGCCCGTCTGGGTCGGCTGCTGCCCGGCTGCCCGCCCGCACAGATCAGTTCGCTGCCGGCCGTGCTTGCCGCCCACGCTGGGCTCGGGGTACTGGCCGTGATCGTGGGGGAGAGCAGTACCCCGCTTTCCGTGATTGCGGGGACGGCCGGGAGCCCCGGGACTCTTTCCACCTAGGAGCTTTCCACCTAGCAGCTTTCCACATAGTCGTTCCGGCGCCTGTGCGGGCCCCGGCCGTGTTCCTACGGTTGGAGGTATGCCGCGACGACCCTTGGAACCCCGTGCCCGCAGCCAAACCGCCGTGGCGCGGCACCGCTGGGCGGCCAGCCTCGGTCCGAGTGATGACCAGCTCCTCGCTGCACCGCTGGCGGAGCCGCTGCCGGACGGGCTGGAGGAGGGCCGGGGGCAAAACAGGCCACCGCCCCAGGCGCAGCTGCGTGGGGTGCCTTCCACTGAAGGCCGGACTCCTGCCCCCGCCGTGTTCAGGTGGCGCACCGGCCGAGCTTCCGCCCTTCTACTCGTGGTGGTCGCCGTGCTGCTGGGCGGTTGGTTCTGGTGGCAGGCGGCCGACGGCGCTCCGCGCGTCAAGCCTCTCGACCGGCCAGCCGCGGCTACGCCGACCGGCACAAGGGCAACCGACGCAACTGACCTCGGCTCTGCCGGTTCAGGGGCAGCGGAAGGCGCTGCGGCGGGTGCTGTCGATGCGGGTGCCACAGGGACGGGCACCGCAACAGCCGGCATCATTGTCGTCCACGTGGCGGGGGCGGTGGCCAGCCCGGGCGTGGTGGAGCTGCCCGCCGGAAGCCGGCTGCACCAGGCCGTCGAGGCAGCCGGCGGAAGTACCGTCGCCGCTGACCTGGACCGGCTGAACCTCGCCGCGGTGCTGGAGGACGGGCAGAAGATCCTGGTTCAAGAACGCGGAAGCCCGGACGCCGCGGACCCGGCCAGTCCTTCCGGTGGTTCGGCGGTTAGCGGTTCCGCCGGGTCCGGTGGAGCCGGGCAGGGTGGGTCCGAGTCCGATGGAGCCGGGTCAGGCCGGTCAGGCACGCCGACCCAAAAGGTTAACCTAAACACTGCAGACGCCGAGGAGCTGGCCACGTTGCCGCGGGTTGGTCCGATCCTCGCCCAGCGCATCGTGGACTGGCGAAAGCAGCACGGCAGGTTCGGGAGCGTGCAGGAGCTCGATGCCGTGGAAGGCGTCGGCCCCAAGCTCCTGGAGACACTGCTGCCGCTGGTCAGCGTCTGATGCGGACCTCCGAGAGGGGTGGCCGTCAGTGATGGCCGGTGAACAGGTGCAGCCGCGCCGCTGGCAATCCCTGCGTGACGCTGCCGCAGCGAGTGTGGCCCAGGGCACCGGCGAGCGGCAAGGTGCCGCGGGACCCGCTCTTGCGGGACTGCCTGCCGCTGCTCGGCCCGTTGCGGCCCCGCCCGAGGCGGCCGTCACGGGCCTCACTCGGCGGTTCGCGGCGTTGCGTGGCCGGTTGGAAGATGCGCGGCTGGCAGTTGTCCAGCGGCGGTCAACCGGGGCCAGAAAACGGCGCCCCGGCCAAAGTCCGGAGCGGCGTCACCGCACTGACCTGCGGCTGGTACCCGCTGCGCTGCTGGTGTGGGGAACTGCCCTGGCCACCGGCTGGCTTGAGCCGGTGGCCATCGCCGTGCTGTGCGTGGGACTGGCCGCCGCGGCCGTGCTGTTGTTACTGCCGTTTCGCCAATCCCGCGCTGCCGGCAGGGGCGGAAGAGGCGGGAAGGGCGTCGGCAACCGCACTGCCGGCAGGGGCGGGAAGGGGACGGTCCGAAGCTTTCGGGCCACTTTGGCGACCGCCCTCGTGCTGTCCGTGGCCGCAGCCGCGCACGCCGCGGTGGCATCGGCACAGCGGCACGACGACGCGCTCGTCCAAGCCGTCACCAACCGCGCGTCCGTGGTCGCAGAGGTGGAAGTCGAAGATCAGCCGAGACAGCTCGCCGTACCGGGCCGCTCCGGCGAACCGGACCGCTGGGCGGTTCCTGCCGTCCTCCAGGTCCTGGTCTTTGACGGCCGCCGGGTGGAGGCCCGTGCCGCCATCCTCGTGCTCGGCGGGGCGGAATGGGGCGGCGCCGAAGCCGGTGAACGGTTCCGCATCGCGGGCCGGCT contains:
- a CDS encoding ComEA family DNA-binding protein; its protein translation is MPRRPLEPRARSQTAVARHRWAASLGPSDDQLLAAPLAEPLPDGLEEGRGQNRPPPQAQLRGVPSTEGRTPAPAVFRWRTGRASALLLVVVAVLLGGWFWWQAADGAPRVKPLDRPAAATPTGTRATDATDLGSAGSGAAEGAAAGAVDAGATGTGTATAGIIVVHVAGAVASPGVVELPAGSRLHQAVEAAGGSTVAADLDRLNLAAVLEDGQKILVQERGSPDAADPASPSGGSAVSGSAGSGGAGQGGSESDGAGSGRSGTPTQKVNLNTADAEELATLPRVGPILAQRIVDWRKQHGRFGSVQELDAVEGVGPKLLETLLPLVSV
- a CDS encoding DegV family protein; the protein is MPDREPPGWPWLRERLTRLRQATRPGAVPEPMPAAAARTAVVTDSAAALPAEWVRDFTADGRLAVVPMPVMVGDEIYGEGEDDIAETIAVALASGVPVRTSRPSPGQFEQAYLAAAARGFESIVSVHISAELSGTADSARLAAARVGIPVEVLDSRTVGMAQGMGVQSAVVAAADGRSAAEVRSFAQERLARTKVYFYVPSLEQLRRGGRIGAAASLWGTMFSIKPILAVDDGKVVPLEKVRSAARAIARLEEIAVADALSRPDGEARVAVHHFGNPAEAEQLAARLGRLLPGCPPAQISSLPAVLAAHAGLGVLAVIVGESSTPLSVIAGTAGSPGTLST